One genomic region from Glaciimonas sp. PAMC28666 encodes:
- a CDS encoding SDR family NAD(P)-dependent oxidoreductase has product MTSLNKTYASYPSLKDRTVLISGGTTGIGADIVAQFAAQGAKVTFLGRNREAADNLIASIMAEGAGRHVPLFLPCDVCDIPALQTAINTARAHFGPIAVLVNNAANDQRHSVEETTVASWDNGMAVNLRHQFFAAQAVINDMQTLGGGSIINLGSISWMNKTGGMPAYTTSKAAIQGLTRSLARDLGPHNIRVNTLVPGWVMTEKQIRLWVDEAGDREIDQMQCLKTRLDSADISRMALFLAADDSKMCTAQDFIVDGGWA; this is encoded by the coding sequence ATGACCAGCTTGAATAAAACGTATGCCAGCTACCCTAGTTTGAAAGATCGTACGGTCTTGATAAGTGGTGGAACCACTGGTATCGGTGCCGATATTGTTGCGCAATTTGCGGCGCAGGGTGCCAAGGTGACCTTCCTTGGTCGTAATCGGGAGGCCGCAGACAATTTGATCGCATCAATCATGGCTGAAGGCGCCGGCCGCCATGTGCCGCTTTTTTTGCCCTGCGACGTCTGCGATATTCCGGCGCTGCAAACTGCGATCAATACGGCGCGTGCACACTTTGGACCAATCGCGGTGTTAGTAAATAACGCGGCCAACGATCAGCGCCATAGCGTTGAAGAAACCACTGTCGCCAGCTGGGATAATGGGATGGCGGTCAATTTGCGTCATCAGTTTTTTGCGGCACAAGCGGTGATCAATGACATGCAGACCCTGGGCGGCGGCTCGATCATCAACCTTGGTTCCATTAGCTGGATGAACAAAACCGGCGGCATGCCAGCTTACACCACATCGAAAGCCGCGATTCAAGGCTTGACCCGTTCTCTGGCACGTGATTTAGGACCGCATAATATTCGCGTCAATACTCTGGTGCCGGGCTGGGTAATGACTGAAAAGCAAATCAGGTTATGGGTAGACGAAGCCGGCGACCGGGAAATCGATCAGATGCAGTGTCTGAAGACACGTCTGGATTCGGCCGACATTTCGCGCATGGCATTGTTTTTGGCAGCCGATGACAGCAAGATGTGCACAGCGCAGGATTTTATCGTGGACGGCGGCTGGGCCTAA
- the kdpF gene encoding K(+)-transporting ATPase subunit F has translation MNPFYVLGAVATVALLVYLILALLNAEDF, from the coding sequence ATGAATCCGTTTTATGTACTTGGTGCGGTGGCGACGGTGGCCCTGCTGGTGTATTTGATCTTGGCGTTGTTGAACGCGGAGGATTTCTGA
- a CDS encoding FUSC family membrane protein, which produces MHYALDLRTFIFSHYFYTGLRIATGVVGLTLLVLPFTDLPTAMTVCIGALSTSLMDLPSTLRHKFNEMLSSVLLCSIVTLIISLCAPFQWLLSIMLVLVTFLACMMVVYGKKAMPLQFAALFAMTLSMSNTVSIAGAFLHTGWFLGGGLVYLGYSMVVSWFLRHRIKQQILAEALFELARYLDIKADFYDMHVELNNQFNRLVRQQIVLADKQQASRDLILRGPKSQQNAILVQVHFGMFDLYEYILSTHTDYMELREHFADADILTYFRDLINKAAKDIETIAYAITRKRASFRTISYKAEFRAIDVELQQLQQDSLAGKIPEVAMDLIRVTYNKIRDTVDMIDELHRATQATRGELPEMLGADMTPFLTQQKYQLGVLVANLRWQSPSFRFALRGAMAITVGLLIAAHLPYTSHGYWIVLTIAIILKPSFSQTKQRRSDRLLGTLIGCVATALILHFVHEPVALLGFLFIATVAAPAFIYVKYRYTAIAASMQILLQINLVIPSSGHVIGERLLDTIIGAVIATAFSFVLPSWEYRTLPQLVRRVLTSNMGYLDAANNMLQAKTPDDFIYRVSRKRFLDSIADLVSTLVRMLDEPASKHRAVEELNQFIIQNYLVMAHVAAMRLLLKRNQDSLPRPAVNALLQQATSHVCLSLTLAEQVLNPKSEPLSAVDPSPIEAVDITAETTLWTGWWPLQRRVELLYQDADKISLRSADIGRILGQVA; this is translated from the coding sequence ATGCACTACGCCCTAGACCTGCGGACGTTTATTTTCAGTCACTATTTTTATACCGGCCTACGGATTGCCACTGGTGTGGTGGGCTTGACCCTGTTGGTGCTGCCATTCACCGACCTGCCGACTGCGATGACGGTCTGTATCGGCGCTCTTTCAACGAGCCTGATGGACCTACCCAGCACGCTGCGGCACAAATTCAATGAAATGCTCTCGAGCGTCTTGCTTTGTTCAATCGTCACGCTGATTATTAGCCTGTGTGCGCCGTTTCAATGGTTGCTCAGCATCATGCTGGTATTGGTGACGTTTTTAGCCTGCATGATGGTTGTGTATGGCAAGAAAGCGATGCCCTTGCAGTTCGCTGCCTTGTTCGCGATGACGCTGTCGATGAGCAATACTGTGTCGATTGCCGGTGCGTTTCTTCATACCGGCTGGTTTCTCGGAGGCGGCCTGGTGTATCTGGGATATTCCATGGTGGTGTCGTGGTTTCTGCGACATAGGATCAAGCAACAAATTCTGGCCGAAGCATTATTTGAGTTGGCGCGCTATCTTGATATCAAAGCCGACTTTTACGATATGCATGTTGAACTTAACAACCAGTTCAATCGACTGGTGCGACAACAAATTGTGTTGGCGGATAAACAGCAAGCGTCCCGCGATCTAATTCTGCGTGGTCCCAAAAGCCAGCAAAACGCGATTTTGGTGCAAGTACATTTCGGTATGTTTGATCTGTACGAATATATTTTGTCGACGCACACCGACTATATGGAACTGCGCGAACATTTTGCCGATGCCGATATCCTGACCTATTTTCGCGACTTGATTAACAAGGCGGCCAAGGATATCGAAACCATCGCCTACGCCATCACCCGCAAGCGCGCTTCCTTCCGGACAATTAGTTACAAGGCCGAATTTCGGGCGATTGACGTCGAGTTACAACAGCTTCAACAAGATAGCCTTGCCGGAAAAATACCGGAAGTAGCTATGGATCTGATCCGCGTCACGTATAACAAAATACGCGATACGGTCGATATGATCGACGAATTGCACCGGGCCACACAGGCCACGCGGGGCGAATTACCGGAGATGTTGGGAGCGGACATGACGCCGTTTCTGACGCAACAAAAATATCAGTTGGGTGTGCTGGTCGCCAATTTGCGCTGGCAATCACCGTCCTTTCGTTTTGCGTTGCGGGGGGCAATGGCGATCACGGTTGGCTTACTCATCGCAGCACATCTGCCGTATACCTCGCATGGCTACTGGATCGTGCTAACGATTGCGATCATCTTAAAACCGAGCTTCAGTCAGACCAAACAACGTCGAAGCGACCGTCTGCTCGGCACCCTGATCGGCTGTGTCGCAACCGCATTGATTCTTCATTTCGTCCACGAACCAGTGGCGCTTCTGGGATTTCTTTTCATCGCCACGGTAGCCGCCCCCGCCTTCATTTACGTCAAATACCGCTACACCGCGATTGCAGCCAGTATGCAGATATTGTTGCAAATTAATTTGGTGATACCTAGTAGCGGCCACGTCATCGGCGAAAGACTGCTGGATACGATCATCGGGGCGGTCATTGCGACAGCGTTCAGCTTTGTACTACCGAGTTGGGAATATAGGACATTGCCGCAACTGGTACGACGCGTACTGACCAGCAATATGGGCTATCTTGACGCTGCAAATAATATGTTACAGGCGAAAACCCCGGACGATTTTATTTATCGGGTATCGCGCAAGCGCTTTCTCGATAGCATCGCAGATTTGGTGTCCACCCTGGTCCGGATGCTGGATGAGCCTGCCAGCAAGCATCGGGCGGTCGAGGAATTGAATCAATTTATCATACAAAATTATCTGGTCATGGCGCATGTGGCAGCGATGCGTTTGCTACTCAAACGCAATCAGGATAGTTTGCCGCGCCCTGCAGTGAATGCGTTGTTGCAGCAGGCAACGTCGCATGTTTGCCTGTCGCTAACCCTGGCTGAGCAAGTTCTCAATCCTAAAAGTGAGCCGTTATCAGCAGTCGATCCGTCTCCAATCGAGGCGGTTGATATTACCGCTGAAACGACATTGTGGACAGGCTGGTGGCCGTTGCAACGCAGGGTTGAGTTGCTGTATCAGGATGCGGATAAGATTTCTTTGCGGAGCGCGGATATTGGAAGAATATTGGGGCAAGTGGCCTGA
- a CDS encoding SMP-30/gluconolactonase/LRE family protein codes for MTTVKLLVDGKHLLGEGVLWCERSGRLLWTDILASRLWCHTLASGETQSWAMPEMLATFALTLDDDRLLLGLASQLAWFHFSSGQVTPIVAVEADLHTTRINDGRCDRQGRFVFGTKSDAADRAPNCSFYRLNTDLTLERLPLSPVVISNSICFSPDGATMYYCDTISNTIRCCDYESLDKTVPVPVVAFNNDRLFADLHDQPGSPDGSTIDSQGGLWNAQWGGYRVVRFAPDGRIDRIIAIPVSQPSCVAFGGTGLSTLFVTTAREDLSELALESEPQAGGVFSIPLTDVRGLPEGRFQG; via the coding sequence ATGACGACAGTTAAACTGCTGGTGGATGGCAAGCATTTGTTAGGCGAGGGCGTATTGTGGTGTGAACGGTCCGGACGGTTGTTATGGACTGATATTCTTGCATCGCGGTTGTGGTGCCACACGCTCGCTAGTGGTGAGACGCAAAGCTGGGCTATGCCCGAGATGCTGGCGACATTTGCACTGACGCTCGATGACGACCGGTTATTGTTGGGCCTGGCGTCCCAATTGGCCTGGTTTCATTTTTCCAGTGGTCAGGTAACGCCGATAGTAGCGGTTGAAGCAGATCTGCATACCACACGGATCAATGACGGCCGTTGTGACCGGCAAGGACGCTTCGTCTTCGGTACAAAATCCGACGCCGCAGACCGCGCCCCGAACTGCAGTTTTTACCGCCTTAATACCGATTTAACGTTAGAGCGCCTGCCTCTTTCACCTGTGGTAATCAGCAACAGTATCTGTTTTAGTCCGGATGGCGCAACAATGTATTACTGTGACACGATCAGCAACACGATTCGCTGTTGCGACTATGAATCGTTAGATAAAACCGTTCCGGTTCCCGTTGTTGCATTCAATAACGACCGTTTATTCGCCGATCTCCACGATCAACCGGGTTCCCCCGACGGCTCCACGATTGATAGCCAGGGCGGCCTATGGAATGCGCAGTGGGGCGGCTATCGCGTCGTTCGCTTCGCCCCCGATGGCCGCATTGATCGCATCATCGCCATCCCTGTTTCGCAACCGAGCTGCGTTGCATTCGGCGGCACCGGATTGTCTACCCTGTTCGTCACAACCGCGCGCGAAGATTTATCCGAACTGGCGCTGGAATCCGAACCACAAGCGGGCGGGGTTTTTAGCATACCGCTGACCGATGTGCGTGGCCTGCCGGAAGGACGGTTTCAGGGGTAA
- a CDS encoding DUF938 domain-containing protein: MSKQFSVACERNRDPIAAVLARHLQTSRRVLEIGSGTGQHAVYFAEQLPNLLWQTSDLAANHPSILAWQEEAALPNVLPPLTLDMDDADWAASLVGQYDAVYTANTCHIMSWPQVQNMFSGVGRLLPTGGSFCTYGPFNVDGQFTSASNAAFDASLKDYAAHMGIRDMAELVLLAADSLLVLAEDQLMPANNRLLVWRRV, from the coding sequence ATGAGTAAACAATTTTCTGTCGCTTGCGAGCGTAATCGTGATCCTATTGCAGCGGTTCTGGCGCGTCATTTACAGACGTCCCGACGCGTACTGGAGATCGGCAGCGGCACCGGCCAGCACGCTGTTTATTTCGCTGAACAGCTTCCAAATCTGCTATGGCAAACCAGCGACCTGGCGGCAAATCACCCCAGCATTCTGGCTTGGCAAGAAGAGGCTGCACTGCCCAACGTATTGCCGCCGTTAACGCTCGATATGGACGATGCAGACTGGGCGGCATCCCTGGTGGGACAGTACGACGCGGTGTACACCGCCAACACCTGTCACATCATGTCCTGGCCGCAAGTGCAGAATATGTTTTCAGGCGTGGGACGATTGCTGCCGACCGGTGGCAGCTTCTGCACCTATGGGCCGTTTAATGTTGACGGCCAATTTACCAGCGCTAGCAATGCTGCGTTTGACGCCAGCTTGAAAGATTATGCGGCGCACATGGGCATACGGGACATGGCGGAATTGGTGCTGCTGGCGGCAGATAGCCTTCTCGTATTAGCAGAAGATCAGCTGATGCCCGCCAACAACCGCCTTTTGGTGTGGCGACGGGTTTAA
- a CDS encoding MFS transporter translates to MAISRVFLTPLIVACALFMENMDATVIATSLPAMARDMGESPIALKLAMTSYLVSLAVFIPISGWMADRFGARTVFRTAIGVFMFGSILCGMSHTLAEFVAARFFQGIGGAMMVPVGRLVILRTVSKADLVKALSYLTIPALLGPVIGPPLGGFITTYFHWRWIFFINIPISIVGIYLANRYIQNLREEQTVPLDWIGFILSAVGCSCLMFGLASAGRHLVNSDISFICMAIGATSLGAYAWHAFHCEHPLLNLRLLSIPTLRMNIFGGSLFRVGIGALPFLLPLLFQLGFGLSPFQSGLLTCASSIGAMFVKTITTFVLKRFGFRTVLIYNTLFGAASMAAFGALTADTPHVIVGALLLLGGCIRSMQFTSLNAIAYADIKPHQMSQATSLTSVAQQLAIGMGVTVGGYSLQLSNQLQGHATIVSSDFWPTFVTIGMIAVTALPFALKLRADAGDEMSGRRTT, encoded by the coding sequence ATGGCAATTTCTCGCGTTTTTCTCACACCTCTGATTGTCGCCTGCGCACTATTCATGGAGAACATGGATGCGACGGTCATTGCCACTTCCTTACCTGCCATGGCGCGTGATATGGGTGAAAGTCCGATCGCGCTAAAACTGGCCATGACATCCTATCTGGTCAGTCTGGCGGTGTTCATCCCGATTAGTGGCTGGATGGCAGATCGTTTCGGGGCGCGCACTGTGTTTCGTACTGCTATCGGCGTGTTCATGTTCGGTTCCATCCTGTGCGGCATGTCGCATACGTTGGCAGAATTCGTCGCCGCACGCTTTTTTCAGGGTATCGGGGGAGCCATGATGGTCCCGGTTGGGCGACTGGTGATATTGCGTACTGTCTCAAAAGCGGACTTGGTCAAGGCGCTTAGTTACCTGACGATTCCTGCGCTGCTCGGCCCCGTGATCGGCCCCCCGCTCGGTGGATTCATCACTACCTATTTTCATTGGCGCTGGATATTCTTTATCAACATTCCGATCAGCATCGTCGGTATTTATCTCGCCAATCGCTATATCCAAAACCTGCGCGAAGAACAAACGGTTCCGTTAGACTGGATTGGCTTCATTCTGTCTGCGGTTGGATGCTCCTGCCTGATGTTCGGTCTGGCCAGTGCCGGTCGGCATCTGGTGAATAGCGACATCTCTTTTATTTGCATGGCAATTGGTGCAACTTCACTTGGCGCCTATGCCTGGCATGCGTTTCATTGCGAACATCCGTTGCTCAATTTGCGTCTGCTGTCGATTCCAACGCTACGCATGAATATCTTTGGCGGCTCATTGTTTCGCGTTGGTATCGGTGCTTTACCGTTCTTGCTGCCGCTCTTGTTTCAGCTTGGATTTGGCCTTTCACCATTTCAATCAGGCTTGTTAACCTGCGCATCGTCAATTGGTGCCATGTTTGTCAAGACGATCACGACCTTCGTGCTGAAACGCTTCGGCTTTCGCACCGTGCTGATTTATAACACTTTGTTCGGTGCCGCCTCGATGGCAGCCTTCGGCGCGTTGACTGCTGACACGCCGCATGTGATCGTGGGGGCCCTGCTGTTGTTAGGCGGTTGTATCCGCTCTATGCAATTCACCAGCCTTAACGCAATCGCTTATGCCGACATAAAGCCGCATCAAATGAGTCAAGCGACCAGCTTGACCAGCGTCGCCCAACAACTTGCCATCGGCATGGGCGTGACGGTGGGTGGTTACTCACTCCAGCTATCAAATCAGCTGCAGGGGCATGCAACGATTGTGAGTTCCGACTTTTGGCCAACATTTGTCACTATCGGCATGATTGCCGTCACCGCGCTCCCCTTCGCGTTAAAACTAAGAGCGGATGCTGGCGATGAAATGTCTGGACGTCGCACTACCTAA
- a CDS encoding LysR family transcriptional regulator, whose translation MSHSDSNWFLRARLKTRQLLLLIALDEERNIHRAAEALNMTQPAASKQLKDLEDMLDVQLFERLPRGMKPTIYGDAMIRHSRMALTSLSKAHDDITALKSGLSGQVDIGAILTPGMNLVPAAIARVKQHSPMLRIGIEIESSNILLERMQRGSLDFMVARILDQEDNGTLEYEELADEPVCAVARIDHPLRNVSNLQLKDIADAGWILSPRGSILRHRSDMMFHKNGLPPPANVIDTTAALAIISLLQQTDFLHVMPVEVSRFYAQLNVLAILPIDLPCKMDGFGIITRRNQLLSPGAKILQQAIREAAKTIY comes from the coding sequence ATGTCACATAGCGACAGTAACTGGTTTCTCCGCGCGCGCCTTAAGACGCGGCAGCTTTTGCTTTTAATTGCGCTTGACGAGGAGCGCAATATTCATCGGGCGGCGGAAGCTTTAAACATGACGCAGCCAGCGGCATCGAAGCAATTGAAAGACCTGGAAGACATGCTGGACGTGCAGTTATTCGAGCGCCTGCCGCGCGGCATGAAACCGACCATCTACGGCGATGCAATGATCCGGCACTCGCGCATGGCGCTGACTAGTTTATCAAAGGCGCACGATGACATCACAGCGCTCAAATCGGGTTTATCCGGACAAGTCGATATCGGTGCGATTCTTACACCGGGAATGAATCTGGTTCCCGCAGCCATTGCGCGGGTCAAGCAACATTCGCCGATGCTGCGGATCGGGATCGAAATCGAAAGCAGTAATATCCTGCTGGAACGCATGCAACGCGGTTCGCTGGATTTTATGGTGGCACGTATTCTTGATCAGGAAGATAACGGCACGCTTGAGTATGAGGAACTGGCCGATGAACCGGTATGTGCGGTCGCGCGTATCGATCACCCGTTGCGCAACGTCTCGAATCTGCAATTAAAGGACATTGCCGATGCTGGTTGGATACTCTCGCCACGCGGCAGTATTTTGCGCCACCGTAGCGACATGATGTTTCACAAGAACGGTCTGCCGCCGCCTGCAAATGTGATCGACACCACCGCCGCATTAGCCATTATCAGTTTGCTCCAGCAAACAGATTTTTTACATGTGATGCCGGTGGAGGTGTCACGTTTCTATGCGCAACTCAATGTGCTGGCTATTTTACCGATTGATTTGCCATGCAAAATGGATGGATTCGGCATCATCACGCGGCGCAATCAACTGCTATCGCCAGGCGCAAAAATCCTGCAGCAAGCGATTCGGGAGGCTGCAAAAACGATTTATTGA
- a CDS encoding TVP38/TMEM64 family protein, with product MLRYKRLLLVILFLAALLALFQFSGLREHFNLAFVRQQFVDNRVTGLLIFVVLFSIGNLIQVPGWIFLAAAVLALGKTWGGLATYLAASISCVFTFLTIRLIGGDAIRAVKNRYARKILHGLDAHPIKSIALLRILFQTVPALNYALALSGVRFRQYLIGTMVGLPLPIMVYCLFFDYVGRVLHVS from the coding sequence ATGCTTCGCTACAAACGCTTGTTATTAGTGATTCTTTTTTTGGCGGCGTTGCTTGCGCTATTTCAGTTTTCCGGTTTGCGCGAGCATTTTAATCTGGCTTTTGTGCGTCAGCAGTTTGTCGACAACAGAGTCACCGGTTTGCTGATTTTTGTCGTATTGTTCAGTATAGGAAACCTGATTCAGGTGCCGGGCTGGATATTTTTGGCTGCGGCGGTTCTCGCCCTGGGGAAAACCTGGGGCGGGCTGGCCACTTACCTTGCAGCTTCGATTTCGTGCGTGTTTACTTTTTTGACGATCCGCCTGATCGGCGGCGATGCGATCCGCGCCGTAAAAAATCGGTATGCTCGCAAGATACTGCATGGTTTGGACGCTCATCCGATCAAGAGCATCGCCTTATTGCGGATATTATTTCAAACCGTTCCGGCGCTGAACTATGCGCTCGCTTTATCGGGCGTCAGATTTCGACAATATTTGATCGGGACCATGGTGGGTTTGCCTTTGCCGATTATGGTGTATTGCTTATTTTTTGATTATGTCGGCAGGGTATTGCATGTAAGTTAA
- a CDS encoding MgtC/SapB family protein — translation MTVIDPHTINIATQPLIQIGMSLPEVKWPYLISLTRLGLALALGLLIGLERERRGKEAGLRTFGLIALLGGMGGILGDNYAYLILLMTGGLTVFLNLQRLRTHVSTELTTSAAMLITCVIGILCGKGHTATPASVMVIVTALLAWKDRLAGFSVGLTEAEMRSALMLAILAIVIYPALPMGPIGPWNLIEPRAAWITVILIAGIGFVNYVLWKIYGTRGIALAGFLGGLVNSSVTVNEMASRAKDNHPETVSAAYRGILLATSAMTIRNACLLFILAPAAALTAAVPFFLMLLVNAGWFFMDRNAHRTSDDQQAEPVDLPLPFSVPAALKYGLLFLILHIAGVLTQNYFGEFGFYAVSLIGGIVSSASAVAAAASLLTNNAISAHVVSTGAVIASLASVLINLPLVLRARNRGLTVRLSLAMVSISIVGIVGALASAHVIPIMVKQFPVLAQFY, via the coding sequence ATGACAGTCATCGATCCTCACACCATCAATATCGCGACGCAACCACTTATTCAGATAGGCATGTCCCTGCCGGAAGTGAAATGGCCGTATTTGATCAGTCTGACGCGGCTCGGATTGGCATTGGCGCTGGGGCTACTGATTGGGTTGGAGCGCGAGCGACGTGGCAAAGAAGCAGGATTACGGACCTTCGGCCTGATCGCTTTGCTGGGTGGTATGGGCGGTATCCTCGGCGACAATTATGCGTATCTGATTTTACTCATGACTGGCGGTTTGACCGTATTTTTAAATCTGCAACGATTGCGCACACACGTCAGCACGGAATTGACGACCTCGGCTGCCATGCTGATTACTTGCGTGATCGGTATCTTGTGCGGCAAAGGTCACACTGCGACACCGGCATCCGTCATGGTCATTGTCACAGCCTTGTTGGCCTGGAAGGATCGGCTGGCCGGATTCAGCGTGGGCCTGACCGAGGCAGAAATGCGCTCAGCGCTGATGTTGGCGATTCTGGCAATTGTGATTTATCCGGCGTTACCTATGGGGCCAATTGGCCCATGGAACCTGATCGAGCCGCGCGCGGCATGGATTACCGTGATTCTGATTGCGGGTATTGGCTTCGTCAATTACGTTCTCTGGAAAATCTACGGAACACGCGGGATCGCGCTGGCAGGATTTTTGGGCGGTCTGGTCAATAGCAGCGTCACGGTCAATGAGATGGCCTCGCGTGCAAAGGACAATCATCCAGAAACAGTGAGCGCCGCCTATCGGGGCATTCTGCTGGCAACCTCGGCCATGACGATACGCAACGCCTGTCTGCTATTTATCCTGGCACCTGCAGCGGCATTGACGGCTGCGGTACCCTTCTTTTTAATGCTGCTGGTCAATGCCGGATGGTTCTTTATGGACCGTAACGCGCATCGGACCTCGGACGATCAACAGGCTGAACCGGTTGATCTACCATTGCCATTCTCAGTGCCCGCCGCCCTGAAATACGGACTCCTCTTTTTGATATTGCACATCGCTGGGGTGTTAACTCAAAATTACTTCGGCGAATTTGGCTTTTATGCCGTCAGCCTGATCGGTGGGATCGTCTCAAGTGCAAGTGCGGTGGCGGCAGCAGCCAGTTTGCTCACCAACAATGCGATATCGGCACATGTGGTATCAACCGGTGCCGTGATCGCCTCATTGGCAAGCGTGCTGATTAATCTTCCGCTGGTATTACGTGCGCGCAATCGTGGTTTAACGGTGCGCCTATCGCTGGCGATGGTGTCGATTTCCATCGTGGGCATCGTCGGTGCGCTGGCATCCGCACACGTGATACCGATAATGGTCAAACAGTTTCCGGTATTGGCGCAGTTTTACTGA
- a CDS encoding chorismate-binding protein, giving the protein MTSRFASAGFTPPLLLTPVDSTGSADVVDSACFALFDDRSAESDAAISRLYTDYRGTLQCHDATTLAHLLDQMQQALRDGLQVVSLFHYELGAAMQGVPLVLPESASAAEPLAEVLLFGKLQKLTAVQVDDWLAGSTVDDLSGIANLRANLNASEFSAAIQRIHAYIEAGDTYQVNYTFRLRFDAYGSPLSLYRQLRQRQPVPYGALIGLPDGRAVLSLSPELFVRHDQGALTTRPMKGTAAASDEVNEVSEVSEVSENQRRALALAADPKNRAENLMIVDLLRNDLGRVAQCGSVTVPALFEVSQFNTVLQMTSTVQARLRDDIRLLDLMTALYPCGSITGAPKHRTMQIIAELEKAPRRLYTGAIGWFDAPTGERKIGDFCLSVPIRTLLLEAQNEDGIRVGEMGVGAGIVYDSMAADEYAECALKAQFLTGLRGNFSLFETMHATREDGCRYLDLHLSRLRSSAVYFGFQWNEDQMRSQLMAHTSRFATNGAYRLRLSLSADGTAAFTSAPLVALPHPVKVILAQTPTEKNDLFLRHKTTQRTRYDQGWQLAEQRDAFDMLFFNQLGELTEGGRSNVFLKIGGCWYTPPLASGLLPGVMRSVILNNPKWNAAERILTRADLQIAEQVMVCNALRGALATEIIW; this is encoded by the coding sequence ATGACTTCTCGCTTTGCATCTGCTGGTTTTACGCCTCCCTTACTGCTCACCCCTGTTGATAGCACCGGAAGCGCCGATGTGGTCGATTCAGCGTGCTTTGCTTTGTTCGATGATCGGAGTGCTGAAAGCGACGCTGCAATTTCACGTTTGTACACCGATTATCGCGGCACATTGCAGTGCCACGATGCCACTACACTGGCGCACTTGCTGGATCAAATGCAACAGGCTTTACGCGATGGCCTGCAGGTGGTGAGTTTGTTCCACTATGAGTTAGGCGCAGCGATGCAGGGCGTCCCATTGGTCTTGCCTGAGTCAGCCAGCGCGGCTGAACCGCTGGCGGAAGTATTGTTATTCGGAAAGTTGCAAAAATTAACCGCGGTGCAAGTTGATGATTGGCTGGCAGGCAGTACTGTAGACGATCTTTCTGGCATCGCCAACCTTCGGGCCAACCTCAATGCGAGCGAATTTTCTGCCGCAATACAGCGCATCCACGCCTACATAGAAGCTGGTGACACCTATCAGGTCAACTACACGTTTCGCCTGCGTTTTGACGCGTACGGCAGCCCGCTGTCGCTGTACCGTCAGTTGCGCCAGCGGCAACCGGTGCCCTACGGCGCGCTGATCGGATTGCCGGATGGCCGCGCGGTACTTTCATTGTCACCGGAATTATTTGTCCGACATGATCAAGGCGCTTTGACCACGCGCCCGATGAAGGGAACTGCGGCTGCCAGTGATGAGGTCAATGAGGTCAGTGAGGTCAGTGAGGTCAGTGAGAATCAGAGGAGAGCGCTGGCGTTGGCAGCCGATCCAAAAAACCGGGCAGAAAATCTGATGATCGTGGATCTGCTACGGAATGATTTAGGTCGGGTAGCGCAGTGCGGATCGGTAACAGTACCGGCGCTATTTGAGGTCAGCCAGTTCAACACGGTATTGCAAATGACGTCGACCGTGCAGGCGCGGTTAAGAGATGATATTCGTCTGCTTGATTTGATGACAGCGCTTTACCCGTGTGGTTCGATTACCGGGGCACCCAAGCACCGCACCATGCAGATTATCGCTGAGCTGGAGAAAGCGCCGCGGCGCTTATATACCGGCGCGATTGGTTGGTTTGATGCACCCACAGGGGAGCGGAAAATAGGAGATTTCTGCTTATCGGTGCCGATACGCACGTTACTGCTGGAGGCTCAAAATGAGGATGGTATTCGTGTGGGAGAGATGGGGGTAGGAGCGGGTATCGTGTACGACAGCATGGCGGCGGATGAATACGCGGAATGTGCATTGAAAGCGCAATTTTTAACTGGCCTGCGGGGTAATTTTTCGTTGTTTGAAACGATGCATGCCACCAGAGAAGACGGCTGCCGGTATCTGGATTTGCACCTCAGCCGTCTGCGGTCGTCTGCTGTGTATTTTGGCTTTCAATGGAACGAGGATCAGATGCGGAGCCAGTTGATGGCACACACATCACGTTTTGCAACGAACGGCGCCTATAGATTGCGTCTAAGCTTATCAGCGGACGGCACCGCGGCTTTTACCAGTGCGCCGTTGGTGGCTTTACCTCATCCAGTGAAAGTGATTCTTGCTCAGACCCCCACAGAGAAAAACGATCTGTTTTTACGGCATAAAACGACGCAGCGCACTCGCTATGATCAAGGCTGGCAATTGGCCGAACAGCGAGATGCATTCGACATGCTGTTTTTTAATCAGTTGGGCGAACTAACCGAAGGTGGGCGTAGCAATGTATTCCTGAAAATAGGGGGGTGTTGGTACACACCGCCGCTGGCTTCGGGATTGCTCCCTGGGGTAATGCGGAGTGTGATACTCAATAATCCGAAGTGGAATGCCGCAGAACGCATATTGACGCGTGCAGATCTCCAAATCGCCGAACAGGTGATGGTCTGCAATGCACTACGCGGTGCATTGGCAACAGAAATCATCTGGTAA